In Cucurbita pepo subsp. pepo cultivar mu-cu-16 chromosome LG04, ASM280686v2, whole genome shotgun sequence, the following are encoded in one genomic region:
- the LOC111793618 gene encoding auxin-responsive protein SAUR71-like, with the protein MKQLIRRLSRVADSSQYCLLRSGSPTKLRRSCILRSSTVPQGHVPVYVGKEMERFVVSAQLLNHPVFVELLDKSAQEYGYEQKGVLHIPCHVLLFERVLEALSVGDYDSRRLQDLLSNLSIDS; encoded by the coding sequence ATGAAGCAGTTGATTCGCCGACTTTCTCGCGTTGCCGATTCCTCTCAGTACTGTCTTCTCCGCTCCGGCTCTCCCACCAAGCTCCGCCGATCCTGTATTCTCCGTTCCTCCACCGTGCCGCAAGGCCACGTTCCCGTTTACGTTGGCAAAGAGATGGAACGGTTCGTCGTGAGCGCTCAACTCCTAAACCACCCTGTTTTCGTCGAGCTCCTCGATAAATCCGCCCAAGAGTACGGTTACGAACAGAAAGGCGTTCTACACATTCCCTGTCATGTTCTTCTCTTTGAGCGCGTTCTCGAGGCTCTCAGTGTCGGTGATTACGATTCTCGCCGTCTTCAGGATCTTCTTTCAAATCTCTCTATCGACTCATAA